The following nucleotide sequence is from Triticum dicoccoides isolate Atlit2015 ecotype Zavitan chromosome 7B, WEW_v2.0, whole genome shotgun sequence.
GGAGCAAAAGGTGTCTCTGCAGCTCGTGCACGCCCGTACGTACCTGTGATTTCATGTGGTGGCGGCATGCCGTATGCATATACATGACTACGTGCAAAGAGCTTCCCTCTGAGCTGAGGTCTCGTTCTCTGTGCAGCCGTAGATATAGTAGTACTCCTGCACTAGCAGTGGGATAGGAGTAGTTTCTTTAGGCTACTACTAGGCTGCTGACATTGGGTTACATTTATGGGATTTCGGTGCTTACCACTATTGTCTGTTTCGGTtccaagagagaaaaataacatttCAAGTACTACCAGCATCGTGGCTCTGCTGCATGTGTTGCGTAATGATAACCCAGGGAAAGGATTGTTTTATCAGTTCCCTTGTACCGGCATGTAGTCCTAGTTTTCTCTTTTCAATTTCATCCTGGTACTCAAAAGCAGGTTAATTATATATAATAGTATTTATGTTTTTTCCCAAAACTTTTTTTAGGGCTTGTACAATGCAAGATGTTTAGAGATGTGCTTGCGAAAATGAACTGATTTTTTCTTAAGCTCCCCGCAAAAAAGAGAGGAAAGTTCTTGCGATTTTTAATAGTCTGCCCATAACTAGTCGAAGAAGAGAGGCATACACATTATcttataattttttttgttaattacATCATCCTCTTATAATATTTGATGTCTGGCAGTTTTGTCGCTTGGTGCTGTCTGCACGATTGCACGAATGTTATTGGGGAGCTCTGCTCCTGTTATCAATAAAAATCTGCTATGCAATGTGTTATCCAATATGAATTTGAGAAGATCTCTGTACCAAACAAAATCCTAACCAAATCATGTATGCATTGAACAATGAAATTCTTTGAGTTTCTTGTGGTTGAACCATGCACCTTAAGGACATGCCTGGTAGAGGAATATTTATTGGTTAAAGTTTTGGTATTTAGCTTAAATTTGACTTTATACAAAAATTGTACCAAGAAATATTATTCTAAAAAATAGCCCCTAATTAAACACTTCGCAATCAAGACTCCTATAGATATAATCAGAAATTTGTTTGCATAATACTTTCTAAGAAGTAGCTCAGTAACTGTGGTAACATATATAAAGGCACATATACATATGACCATGTATTTCAATTAGTTTATTATTGTTCTTTCCTAGAGAATACAGATTCATGTTTCAGATCGAACCATTGAAACTCCTCCATTTGTAGAAGATGTTACACAGTTCCAAATAGCTTGAACATAACCTTTTTTAAGAAGATAAAGTAATGAGTATCATGGATACTTTTTACATCATATAAAATGACCTTTGGAATGTTGGACACCCCTAGCTTCAGAAGAAGATAAGAATTCAGTGCTGTATTACTGTATGTAGTGCTGTATATATTTACAGGTTCCGGCCATATACGAGAGGAAGACAAGTTTATCAGTTTTGAACTAGTGGATACTATCTTAATTATTTATGTTGGTACTTCTGGACAATTTACTACTATAAATATGTGATTTGCAGGTTATTCCTCTTACGTACCTTTAATACATGATACCACATAATTAAAGTTAATATGATATGTTCCTGATCAATTAATATTACATTATATATGCTGGCGCACCTTCAAACACTTTTGTACAGAAGCTTGATTGCATTACTATATTTTTACATACATTATTAATTTACTGATAAAGTCTATCTTTGTGTAAATTCTGATGTGATTTTGGTTTGGTGAACAGTATGAACGAGATCATTGACAAGTATAGTACTCATTCAAAGAACCTGGGGAAATCCAATCAGCAGCCGGCTATTGATTTAAATGTATGTATAACTATCTATTTCTTTATATATTTGAGCAAAAATATATGTAATTAACTAGTATTCCCTCTGTGAAGAAATTAAATATAAGAgcctagtgatctaaatgctcatatatttctttacagagagagtAATTATTAAAGGGAAAGAATTTTGTGGACAACCTAGTGAACCCACATACATTTacattttttttctcaaagagtaaTATGAACTCCATATAACTTCTCTCTATAGTTCCTTATAAAACATGTCATTTGCCGATCATTAGTAAATGTTAAATGATGCTAATAGGAAAACATCTTGCACTGGCACCTAATTTCTTGGAGCACACTAAAAGGAGAGGTAATGTGGTGGTGCGGTGAAATATATGCTGTGATAGACCAGCTCATGGTGTTCTGGCCCATTTTCCTGCCTTGGGTCCTATTTTCTGTCCCACTAGCCAGTTCCTAGCTGGAActgtatttttttcaaaaattccTTGTTTATTTCATTATGTTTAAAAACGTTttgtcacataaaatattttcattaTTTATCACTAATTCCGTGATCCTCCTATTTAACTTTGCACATATATCTCATAAGGAAATGCATATTTATTGTTCTTAATGAAGATGATCACAGTTACAGACGTATTATGTTTTCAGTTAGAGCACTGCAAGTATGACAGTTTGAATGAACAACTCGCGGAAGCAAGCCTTCGACTTAGGTTATGTTCTGTTCCATCCTGGCTCTGTGTGATTAGCTAAAAATTGTTAACTACAAAGAGGCCGCAATATTAACGATCAATGCCATGTTCTATATTATAGACGCATGAGAGGTGAGGAACTTGACGGACTGAGTGTCGGTGAGTTGCAGCAGATGGAAAAGAATCTTGAAACAGGATTGCAGAGGGTGCTTTGTACAAAGGTagggtgacctctctttctccttaTGCTTGGTTTTCGTTCTGCGGGCACTACACCAATTGTTTCACATGATGTATGTTTCTGCACGCAGGATCGGCAATTCATGCAACAAATCAATGACCTGCAACAAAAGGTGAGGAGCGATATCTATCAATTGTTTGTTTAGACTCTGTTTTTAGCCAAAGAGTGTGGAGCACTCCAGTTCCTTTTCTGGAGCCCGTGTGTCAGGCAAATTATCAAACAAAAGGCTTGTATGAGTTACTACTCCCTCGGTCCCAAAATAAGTGGCGTTGGTTTAGTAAATCAAAAtcaacgacacttattttgggacagaggtagTAATAATATTGGGCATTATATATGTTGCCAAACCCGCAAGTAACCTTACTTTATATGGACACCACATGACAGGGATTATAGTTAATAGAGCCCATTAATAGTTGAATTCAATTTGTTAATTCTAATTCTCATGATTCATAGTGACATACCCTTGCAGTACATTGAGAGATGGAGAATGATACGAATATACATGCGCGAAAAATGCCAATGGTGCTCGAGCACCTTGGAGCTTGTTTTCATTTTCTATAgcacggaaaaataaaaaaaaaatgtgACCATTCATCACATGTATATCCCATATGTGCAAAATTTCATAACAACTTCCACATGTGGCGTATAAAAAAGACAAATACATATTTCTTAAATGGGCTGATTTTTTTTGTTTGTCTGTATTTTATTTGTACAGCCTACAAATCACAATATTTTCAAATGATTTTTCACACGTTTGTGCTGAACACATAAGTTTCCATGAAAAAACCCGATTTCTTTTACCACTTTTAAATATGCCTTTTGAACTTCTTAAAATACTGAGCTCCTTGGAGCTCGGTCACCAaaagtccgcactcatagcagatatCTTTTAGAACGTGTAAGTAGTAGATATGTGCATGCCATGTGCAACAAATCAATACCTAAAATTGGCACAATACATGCTAAACAAGAGGTAAAATCGACAAGTAGACCCTTTTTTTCTTGCCCATGTTGAATGGAATGGTATCAGCAATATATCCCTTACGTGTGGTTTaaaattttattatttatttaagtGGAAGAAATTATTCTTTTACCATACCAGCACAGTCAATGGAGTTGCTCACTGATAGCATTATTATTTATGAACTATTCAGCAGCACAAAATTAAACAGATTAAGTTTCTTGGTTTTCAGAACATTTTCAGTGTACTTCTGCAAGGTGAACATTTGATAATTTAATTTCTCTTTTTTCTTGTAGGGAACACAGCTGGCAGAGGAAAATATGCGCTTGAAAAACCAAGTAATAAGATTTTAGACGCGTTTGTAGTCCTGCACTCAATCAATCTTTATAAGAAGTGCAGCTTGAACAAAGCCAAAAAAAAAGTTGGGGTGGCGGAGCACACATTTACATTATGTTCGTGTGCTTGGATGTAGATGCATGAGGTGCCAACTGCTAGCATGGTGGCCGTTGCCGATGCCGATGCCGAAAATGTTGTCCCTGATGATGTTCATTCATCAGACTCTGTGATGACGGCAGTACATTCGGCAAGCTCGCAGGACAATGACGACGGTTCTGATATATCCCTGAAACTAGCGTGAGTTTCATCCAGAAACCCTTGCCGCCTTCTCGGAAATTTTAATTCAATGTTCATCATCTTGATCCTGACATTAGAAAAATATAATAATATATAGTTACTATTTTTTAATTGGTGAATCTAACAAATCTAATTTCAGTGTCTTTTGTCACCTGACTGATTTACCAACAGTTTGTATCATCAATTCTGAAATGTGGCAGATTCTTCTTCACTCAACAGGTTACCTTGGAAGTAAGAGCCGTGGGGAGACCATGACGAGTTGAGGGAGTTGCCTTGGTAGAGAGAAGATGTCAAATGCTATGGAGACTCACTCCAAGATAGGCTGACTGGAATGATCCCATAGTAGAAGCCAGATCAGTTTAACCCTATCGAGTTGTCGTCGTTTTATGTCTCCATGTGCACGGCGCAGTTGTCCACCTTTGTGCCTGAGTATTCAGTCACTGAACTTGTAGCGTATCCTCTTAATCTCTAGCGACATGTATCATTCGTGCAAACTATGTATGTATCTGCCGCGGCTATGTGTACTTATTTTATGATGAAGTTGTATGGGCGCCGTTCTTGCTGCTGATGAATATAAGCGTGTTTCCCCGCAAAAAGAATATAAGCGTGTTAGTGAATTAGCAACTAGGTGAGACAGGGCAAAAAAAAGtttcaaaaaaatatttgaaaactcTGGCAGCGCCCCGGCTTGAACCGGAGACCTTCAGTGTGTTAGACTGATGTGATACCCAACTACACCAGGACACCTTAATTGTTTGTACTATCGTGATGGTATATTTAAATATCATTAATGCATATCAATAAAAAAATTGCGGGTGATATCAATAATTAACACATGTTCGACAAGTCGAGTTTCTTTGTTACAGCCTTCTGTCTTGTGAAAGGGAGAACTTGGATGCTTTCACAGGTGCAAGATGTTCCGTTTAATTAGATTAAAACTCGCTAGTTGCGAGAGTGAGTAGAAGTAATCAACTTGGGAAAGCATGCAGCCTTTTGTGCTCCACGGCTGTGGGCTGTGTTCTATGCCTTGAAAAGGAAGGAAGTCAATGGGCGGATGGGCTGGAGTTTCACATAacggtggcggcggcgaagctcaaACCGCCGTATGATGGGCAGGTCCTGCCATGCCCTGAACGCGTTGGAGCTTACCAAAAAAATACTATCATATGAGAAATTTAGGTCCCCTTGCCTCTAGCTGCCATTTTGGCTCTGAGaggtgggagttgggaggacctcggATCTTCAAGATCTCTATATTCTTGTCTAGTGATCATCATAGTTTGCGAGAATAAATTTTATTTTGTCCTTTTGGCGGTGCCATGATGTTAgatacttcctccgtctaggtgtgtaagtcatcttacgaaaaccaaataatcccaaaacacttaggcgtggtgcattaatttctacctcgtttcttgtttcttaacatatcaaccaataaaagatgatgggtgtgcatatttttaatgacttgagactactaaacacgacatgcagtggttagttcattgcatgcaatgctattaattagcaaataaatattaaggtctctcgttttcccctcctccttggtcatggtgcacaacctaagatgacttactcacctagacggagggagtagtttttcgtCCTCGTAGATCTGATTATTCGGATCTGATGAGTTTATGTTGTTGTGTCAAGCTTTTTTTGTTGGTCTGATTCTTTGTGAAGGTGAAATCTTGcatcgacatcatggtgaagtatagtGATTCAACGGCCTGCACTTGTAAGGCATCATCCCCGACACAAGTACGTTCATCGATCAAGGCTTTCCATCTTTTTTGATGTGCGACTCAAGGCGCTTTCAAAAATCATTATTGGTATTGTTCGTGCGGGTGAAAGAGTGACAACATCGTTGCTTCAGTCTAATTGCAGCATCTTTACTAAAGTCTTTGGAGTATTTTTTTCAAGCAGATTTTGATACCGCGAAAAAGGTATTTCCAAGAGATTTTATTGTAATTCTGAGTCACTTTTTTCTTTTCGAAAAGGGGgtttaccccggcctctgcatcagaacgatgcatac
It contains:
- the LOC119338761 gene encoding MADS-box transcription factor 55-like isoform X1, whose translation is MARERRAIRRIESAAARQVTFSKRRRGLFKKAEELAVLCDADVALVVFSSTGKLSQFASSSMNEIIDKYSTHSKNLGKSNQQPAIDLNLEHCKYDSLNEQLAEASLRLRRMRGEELDGLSVGELQQMEKNLETGLQRVLCTKDRQFMQQINDLQQKGTQLAEENMRLKNQMHEVPTASMVAVADADAENVVPDDVHSSDSVMTAVHSASSQDNDDGSDISLKLAFFFTQQVTLEVRAVGRP
- the LOC119338761 gene encoding MADS-box transcription factor 55-like isoform X2, coding for MARERRAIRRIESAAARQVTFSKRRRGLFKKAEELAVLCDADVALVVFSSTGKLSQFASSSMNEIIDKYSTHSKNLGKSNQQPAIDLNLEHCKYDSLNEQLAEASLRLRRMRGEELDGLSVGELQQMEKNLETGLQRVLCTKDRQFMQQINDLQQKGTQLAEENMRLKNQMHEVPTASMVAVADADAENVVPDDVHSSDSVMTAVHSASSQDNDDGSDISLKLALPWK